From the genome of Lotus japonicus ecotype B-129 chromosome 6, LjGifu_v1.2, one region includes:
- the LOC130726412 gene encoding uncharacterized protein LOC130726412 translates to MGKMFDKKKKLAHGHGPPKEDSNMLEQQMDIRSIMKDVQNFSYSHMAWKERKKIENNKVVSLGGKPPKNQRLPLSVARPMMKKQKEREQKMLQENMILGRFGGKLGGSNKKSVGKHKPENRGLKASEGRFRNGILDVKHLLNSAGPSKNHDTSRTSMFNSGNMKGGGMKHGKKGAGKNRH, encoded by the exons ATGGGAAAGATGTTCGACAAAAAGAAGAAACTAGCTCACGGACATGGACCTCCCAAAGAAGATTCCAACATGCTGGAACAACAAATGGACATTAGGTCCATCATGAAAGATGTCCAAAATTTCA GCTACTCGCATATGGCATGGAAAGAGCGcaagaaaattgaaaataacaaGGTTGTTTCTCTTGGTGGGAAG CCCCCTAAGAATCAGAGATTACCTTTAAGTGTGGCACGGCCGATGATGAAGAAGCAAAAGGAGAGGGAGCAGAAAATGCTCCAAGAG AATATGATTCTTGGACGATTTGGGGGGAAGCTTGGTGGTAGCAATAAAAAATCAGTTGGGAAGCACAAGCCTGAGAACAGGGGTCTGAAGGCAAGTGAAGGGCGTTTTAGAAATGGCATACTCGACGTGAAGCATTTGTTAAACTCAGCAGGACCATCAAAAAACCATGATACTAGTAGAACCAGTATGTTTAACTCAGGGAACATGAAAGGAGGTGGGATGAAACATGGTAAAAAAGGTGCTGGTAAGAACCGGCACTGA
- the LOC130726162 gene encoding molybdopterin synthase catalytic subunit-like has product MAAEDDKNLVEILETPNPIDVGKYMNYVSAPQAGAIATFSGTTRDTFEGKAVLELIYEAYVPMAIRCINSVCSSARASWNLHSIAVAHRLGTVPVGETSVFIAVSSVHRADALEACKYLIDELKATVPIWKKEVYSNGEVWKENSEFLDRRSELGNKDVACSGEKAEVKDHSKKRCCGTKVRVDNEGSHD; this is encoded by the coding sequence ATGGCTGCAGAAGATGATAAGAATCTTGTTGAAATCTTGGAAACCCCAAATCCCATAGATGTTGGCAAGTATATGAATTATGTCAGTGCCCCGCAAGCTGGTGCGATAGCTACATTTTCAGGCACGACACGCGACACCTTTGAAGGCAAAGCAGTCTTGGAGTTGATATATGAAGCTTATGTTCCCATGGCGATTCGTTGTATCAATTCTGTCTGTTCATCTGCGAGAGCATCCTGGAATCTGCATTCCATTGCTGTTGCTCATCGCCTAGGCACGGTACCTGTAGGAGAAACGAGTGTCTTCATTGCAGTCTCATCTGTCCACAGGGCTGATGCACTAGAGGCATGCAAATATTTGATAGATGAGCTAAAAGCAACAGTTCCTATTTGGAAAAAGGAGGTGTATTCAAATGGAGAGGTTTGGAAGGAGAATTCTGAATTCCTAGACAGGAGGTCAGAGCTTGGTAACAAGGATGTAGCTTGCAGTGGGGAAAAGGCAGAAGTTAAAGACCATAGCAAAAAGCGCTGCTGTGGGACTAAGGTTCGGGTTGATAATGAAGGTAGCCATGACTAA